TCCAGGTCGGGCCGGGGCATTTCGCCTATCAGACCCCGGCCGCCGAGTCCGTCGCCCAGCCCTCGCTCGAGGCCGCACGCAAGCGGCTGGCCCTGCTTTTCCGGGACTTCGTGGTCGGCATCAACGGCACCTCGCACCTGGTTCTGGTCAAGACCACCCCCGGCAACGCCGGCGGCGTGGCCTCGCTGATCGACGGC
The Candidatus Aminicenantes bacterium genome window above contains:
- a CDS encoding arginine repressor, with translation MHKNTKHNRQAALRELLSSRRIGDQKELQAALRKRGFPATQATVSRDIREMGIIKIQVGPGHFAYQTPAAESVAQPSLEAARKRLALLFRDFVVGINGTSHLVLVKTTPGNAGGVASLIDG